From Longimicrobiales bacterium, a single genomic window includes:
- a CDS encoding aldo/keto reductase — translation MTLATKVGARPAPGSYDLKDTLGLSLSSVRAQLTDSLRRLGTGHVEVLYAHIDDPATPLEDTVSAMSDLVDEGLVGQIAASNLPAPRLTQALTAPARHRYTALQQRFS, via the coding sequence GGCGCGCGCCCCGCCCCAGGCTCCTACGACCTGAAGGATACACTCGGGCTGAGCCTGTCGTCGGTCCGCGCGCAGCTGACCGACAGTCTGCGTCGACTCGGTACCGGCCACGTCGAAGTGCTGTACGCCCACATCGACGATCCCGCTACTCCGCTCGAGGACACCGTCTCGGCGATGAGCGACCTTGTCGACGAGGGCCTTGTCGGACAGATCGCGGCGAGCAACCTACCCGCGCCGCGACTGACCCAGGCCCTGACCGCGCCGGCTCGGCACCGGTACACGGCGTTGCAGCAACGGTTCTCG